A single genomic interval of Arthrobacter methylotrophus harbors:
- a CDS encoding diguanylate cyclase yields the protein MKVLVADDDFGSRLVAQAAVEHYGHECIVAADGSSAWELYKQHRPQVVVTDLMMPGLDGLELCRAIRSAEGDSYTYLVLVTSKDSHEDVVAGMHAGADDYVAKPLDPFVLHTRLLVAQRVTSLHTDLARYRAALAEQARTDPLTKLHNRLKLSEDLEQLHRKCARYGTDYSLAICDVDNFKRYNDIYGHQAGDSALQAVAASLTGESRQSDGIYRFGGEEFLFLLPGQSAAGAQTRLERALDAVQGLGIPHSGNPSGTLTLSAGLSAYVPEHRVSSERLLKEADIALYAAKSAGRNRIEVAPEARQPTRN from the coding sequence ATGAAGGTGCTGGTAGCGGACGACGACTTCGGTTCGCGATTGGTAGCGCAGGCGGCAGTTGAGCACTACGGACACGAATGCATTGTGGCCGCGGACGGCAGTTCCGCGTGGGAGCTGTACAAGCAACACCGGCCGCAGGTCGTGGTGACCGACCTGATGATGCCTGGCCTCGACGGGCTCGAGCTCTGCCGTGCCATTCGCTCCGCGGAAGGCGACTCGTACACCTATCTCGTCCTAGTCACGTCGAAGGACTCCCATGAAGACGTCGTCGCGGGCATGCACGCCGGCGCGGATGACTACGTGGCCAAACCGCTGGACCCCTTCGTCCTGCATACCCGCCTGCTGGTGGCGCAACGGGTGACGTCATTGCACACGGATCTTGCGCGCTACCGCGCCGCGCTCGCGGAGCAAGCCCGCACCGATCCCCTGACGAAGCTCCATAACCGGCTCAAGCTTTCAGAAGACCTGGAACAGCTGCACCGCAAGTGCGCACGCTACGGTACGGACTACAGCCTGGCCATTTGCGATGTGGACAATTTCAAGAGATACAACGACATCTACGGCCATCAGGCCGGTGACTCTGCGCTACAGGCAGTCGCAGCGTCCCTTACCGGTGAAAGCCGCCAAAGCGATGGAATCTACCGATTCGGCGGGGAGGAATTCCTCTTCCTGCTGCCAGGACAGTCGGCGGCCGGCGCACAAACCAGGCTCGAACGCGCACTGGACGCCGTACAGGGCCTCGGCATTCCCCATTCCGGAAACCCTTCGGGCACCCTGACCCTGAGCGCCGGACTCTCAGCTTATGTTCCCGAGCACCGGGTCAGCAGCGAACGGCTCCTGAAAGAGGCCGACATAGCCTTATATGCAGCCAAGTCCGCCGGCCGAAACCGCATCGAGGTCGCACCGGAAGCCCGGCAGCCCACCCGAAACTGA
- a CDS encoding ABC transporter ATP-binding protein, whose amino-acid sequence MSMDGVAWRSLYNITRAKSGSQPFSRETIKRVLAFAKPYRNKLIAFVMASIAGAFLAVATPVLAGKVVNAIIARSGADVVIGLAGLIAAVAVADAGVGLLTRWLSSVIGEGVIVDLRTRVFDHVQRMPIAFFTRTRTGALVSRLNNDVIGAQSAFAGTLSGVVSNIVSLVLTLLVMLNTSWLVTVLAMVLLPIFLIPARRMGSKLADLRREAASHNAAMGTQMTERFSAPGATLVKLFGRPDEESAEFALRAGRVRDIGVRTAMLQFTFITALTLVSALALALVYGLGGWLALGGQLAAGDVVVLALLLTRLYAPLTALSSAHVEVMSALVSFERVFEILDLEPLIQEKPDAVAVPSGPVAVEFDDVRFAYPSADKVSLASLEEVATLDTRGGEEVLHGITFRVEPGQTVALVGSSGAGKSTVAQLLSRLYDVDSGAVRLGGHGPGTGLDIRDATFDSLRATLGMVTQDGHLFHESIASNLRLARPGATDEEMWEVLRRARLETMVRSLPDGLETVVGERGYRLSGGERQRLTIARLLIAQPSVVILDEATAALDSTSEAAVQAALGEALEGRTAVVIAHRLSTIRAADVILVVEDGSIVERGTHAELLAADGRYAELYNTQFAEATAVAQEAVPEL is encoded by the coding sequence ATGAGCATGGATGGCGTCGCCTGGCGCTCGCTCTACAACATCACCCGCGCCAAGAGCGGCTCCCAGCCGTTCTCCCGGGAAACCATCAAACGCGTGCTCGCGTTCGCCAAACCGTACCGCAACAAGCTGATCGCCTTCGTGATGGCCTCCATTGCCGGTGCTTTCCTTGCCGTGGCCACCCCGGTGCTGGCCGGCAAGGTGGTAAACGCGATCATCGCCCGTTCAGGCGCGGACGTCGTGATAGGGCTGGCCGGACTCATCGCCGCCGTGGCCGTCGCTGATGCCGGGGTGGGATTGTTGACCCGCTGGCTGTCCTCGGTGATCGGCGAAGGCGTGATCGTGGATCTGCGGACGCGCGTGTTCGACCATGTGCAGCGCATGCCCATCGCGTTCTTCACCAGGACCCGTACCGGTGCCCTCGTCAGCCGGCTCAACAACGACGTCATCGGCGCCCAGTCGGCTTTCGCAGGCACCCTCTCCGGAGTGGTCAGCAACATCGTGTCGTTGGTCTTGACCCTCTTGGTCATGCTCAACACCTCGTGGCTGGTCACCGTGCTGGCGATGGTGTTGTTGCCGATCTTCCTCATTCCTGCGCGCCGCATGGGCTCGAAATTGGCCGATCTCCGGCGCGAAGCAGCGTCCCACAACGCAGCTATGGGAACCCAGATGACGGAGCGTTTCTCCGCACCCGGCGCCACGCTCGTTAAACTGTTCGGCCGTCCGGACGAAGAGTCCGCCGAGTTCGCCCTGCGTGCGGGCCGTGTGCGGGACATCGGTGTCCGCACCGCCATGTTGCAGTTCACGTTCATCACCGCTCTGACGCTGGTTTCGGCCCTCGCCCTCGCGCTCGTTTATGGATTGGGCGGTTGGCTGGCCCTCGGCGGGCAGCTGGCAGCGGGCGACGTCGTCGTGCTGGCGCTGCTGCTCACCCGCCTCTATGCGCCGCTCACGGCGCTCTCCAGCGCCCACGTGGAGGTCATGAGCGCGCTGGTCAGCTTCGAGCGGGTCTTCGAGATCCTGGATCTTGAGCCGCTCATCCAGGAGAAGCCGGACGCTGTGGCTGTGCCCTCAGGACCGGTTGCGGTGGAGTTCGACGACGTCCGTTTTGCCTACCCGTCCGCGGACAAAGTATCCCTCGCGTCCCTTGAGGAAGTGGCCACGCTGGACACCCGCGGAGGAGAAGAAGTCCTTCACGGCATCACCTTCCGCGTGGAACCCGGCCAGACCGTGGCCCTGGTGGGGTCCTCCGGCGCGGGCAAGTCCACGGTGGCCCAGTTGCTGTCCCGCCTGTACGACGTCGATTCCGGCGCCGTGCGCCTCGGCGGGCACGGGCCGGGTACCGGACTGGACATCCGGGATGCCACGTTCGATTCCCTCCGGGCAACCCTGGGCATGGTCACGCAGGACGGACACCTGTTCCACGAAAGCATCGCCTCCAATTTGAGGCTGGCCCGGCCTGGAGCGACGGACGAGGAAATGTGGGAAGTCCTCCGGCGCGCCCGCCTCGAAACGATGGTCCGCTCGCTGCCGGATGGCTTGGAGACCGTGGTGGGGGAGCGCGGCTACCGTCTTTCCGGAGGGGAACGCCAGCGCCTTACCATTGCCCGCCTCCTTATCGCCCAGCCAAGCGTCGTCATTCTGGACGAAGCCACGGCAGCTTTGGATTCCACGAGCGAAGCCGCCGTCCAGGCGGCCCTGGGCGAGGCGCTCGAAGGGCGCACCGCCGTCGTGATCGCTCACCGGCTCTCCACCATCCGGGCCGCCGATGTCATCCTGGTGGTGGAGGACGGCTCGATCGTTGAGCGCGGAACACACGCGGAGCTTCTCGCCGCGGACGGCCGCTACGCTGAGCTGTATAACACGCAATTCGCGGAGGCCACGGCCGTGGCCCAGGAAGCTGTTCCGGAGCTGTAG
- a CDS encoding ABC-F family ATP-binding cassette domain-containing protein: protein MTATLVAKELSGGHGHRTLFSKLSLTVAPGDVVGVVGANGAGKSTLLRILAGADRPQEGTVSLAPSDSFVGWLPQEHERTPGETVAAYIGRRTGCAQATAEMEAGAEGLAAGTPAADDAYSLAFDRWMATGAADLEDRIPAVLAELGLDAGPDALMTDLSGGQAARVALAALLLSRFDVVLLDEPTNDLDLDGLARLESFVQGLRGGAVLVSHDREFLARCVTKVLELDLAQNSVAVYDGGYDSFLDERAVAKRHARERYEEFANTKADLVSRARTQREWSSQGVRNAMKKNPDNDKIRRAASAESSEKQAQKVRQMESRIARLDEVEEPRKEWQLQFSIGQAPRSSSVVATLRDVVAHQGDFTLGPVNLQLNAGERIGITGPNGAGKSTLLRLLLGLQQPDAGDASMGVSVAIGEIDQARGLLAGHLTLADAVEAVLSEWNSADVRTLLAKFGLKADHTSRTVDSLSPGERTRAALALLQARGVNLLVLDEPTNHLDLPAIEQLEEALDGYDGALLLVTHDRRLLENVRLDSRWHLDNGTVTELHHTSGMGNHKP from the coding sequence ATGACTGCAACGCTTGTCGCCAAAGAGCTCTCCGGCGGCCACGGTCACCGCACCCTGTTCTCGAAGCTCTCCCTCACAGTGGCGCCCGGAGATGTCGTGGGTGTTGTCGGCGCGAACGGTGCCGGGAAATCTACTCTCCTGCGCATCCTTGCCGGAGCCGACCGCCCCCAAGAGGGCACCGTCAGCCTCGCTCCGAGCGATTCCTTTGTGGGGTGGCTGCCCCAGGAACACGAACGGACTCCCGGCGAAACTGTTGCCGCCTACATTGGCCGCCGCACTGGTTGTGCTCAGGCCACGGCCGAGATGGAGGCCGGCGCCGAGGGCCTCGCCGCCGGAACTCCCGCCGCCGATGACGCCTATTCCCTGGCTTTTGACCGCTGGATGGCAACGGGAGCCGCGGACCTTGAGGACAGGATCCCCGCGGTCTTGGCCGAACTTGGGCTTGATGCGGGTCCGGATGCCCTCATGACGGACCTGTCCGGCGGGCAGGCCGCCCGCGTTGCCCTGGCGGCGCTCCTGCTGAGCCGCTTCGATGTGGTGCTCCTCGACGAACCCACCAACGATCTTGACCTTGATGGACTCGCCCGGCTCGAATCATTCGTCCAGGGCCTCCGGGGCGGCGCGGTGCTGGTCTCGCATGACCGGGAGTTCCTGGCCCGTTGCGTTACCAAAGTGCTGGAACTGGACTTGGCACAGAACAGCGTGGCGGTCTACGACGGCGGATACGATTCCTTCCTCGACGAGCGGGCGGTGGCAAAGCGGCACGCCCGTGAACGCTACGAGGAATTCGCGAACACCAAGGCAGATCTTGTGTCCCGGGCCCGGACCCAGCGCGAGTGGAGCTCGCAGGGTGTCCGCAACGCCATGAAGAAGAACCCCGACAATGACAAAATCCGCCGGGCGGCCAGCGCCGAGTCTTCGGAAAAGCAGGCCCAGAAGGTCCGGCAGATGGAATCGCGCATCGCCCGGCTTGACGAGGTGGAAGAGCCCCGCAAGGAATGGCAACTGCAGTTCAGCATCGGCCAGGCTCCGCGCTCCAGCTCGGTCGTGGCAACCTTGCGGGACGTCGTGGCACATCAAGGTGATTTCACCCTTGGACCCGTCAATCTCCAGCTCAACGCCGGCGAACGCATTGGCATCACGGGACCCAACGGCGCAGGAAAATCCACCCTCCTGCGGCTCTTGCTGGGACTCCAACAGCCCGACGCCGGAGACGCCTCCATGGGCGTGTCGGTGGCGATCGGCGAGATCGACCAAGCCCGGGGACTGCTGGCAGGGCATCTCACCCTGGCAGACGCCGTCGAAGCCGTCCTGAGCGAGTGGAATTCCGCAGACGTCCGCACCCTTCTGGCAAAGTTCGGCCTCAAGGCGGACCACACGTCCCGTACCGTAGATTCCTTGTCTCCCGGCGAACGCACCCGCGCGGCTCTCGCGCTGCTGCAGGCCCGCGGTGTGAACCTGCTGGTACTGGACGAACCCACCAATCACCTTGACTTGCCGGCTATCGAACAGCTTGAGGAAGCGCTCGACGGTTACGACGGCGCGCTCTTGCTGGTCACGCACGATCGCCGTTTGCTTGAAAACGTCCGGCTCGATTCCCGCTGGCACCTTGACAACGGCACCGTGACCGAATTGCACCACACTTCCGGAATGGGGAATCACAAGCCATGA
- a CDS encoding amino acid ABC transporter substrate-binding protein, with protein sequence MTACGGGSSPSSTSGADTSLSDIKSKGEIVIATEGTYRPFSFHENGAGPLTGFDVETAQAVAGKLGVKATFQETQFDGIFAGLDAKRFDTIANQISINPERTAKYDFSAPYTVSNGVVVTKSDNTSINSFADLKGKTTAQSLTSNFYKMAVDAGANVQSVEGWAQAATLVRQGRVDATVNDKLTYLDYAKTTPDSGLKIAAETTDKTQSAMVFRKGSTELKAAVDKALTDLRADGTLAKISEKYFGADVTK encoded by the coding sequence TTGACCGCTTGTGGCGGTGGGTCATCACCGTCTTCGACGTCCGGCGCAGACACCTCCCTGTCCGACATCAAATCCAAGGGCGAGATCGTCATTGCCACCGAGGGCACGTACCGGCCCTTCAGCTTCCACGAAAACGGAGCGGGTCCGCTCACGGGCTTCGACGTCGAAACCGCACAGGCCGTGGCCGGCAAGCTCGGAGTGAAGGCGACGTTCCAGGAAACCCAGTTCGATGGCATCTTCGCCGGACTTGATGCCAAGCGCTTCGACACCATCGCAAACCAGATCTCCATCAATCCCGAGCGCACGGCCAAGTACGACTTCTCCGCGCCGTACACGGTGTCCAACGGCGTCGTGGTGACCAAGTCGGACAACACTTCCATCAACAGCTTCGCCGACCTCAAAGGCAAGACCACTGCCCAGTCGCTGACCAGCAACTTCTACAAGATGGCAGTCGACGCCGGCGCCAACGTCCAGTCCGTCGAAGGCTGGGCTCAAGCCGCGACCCTGGTCCGTCAAGGCCGCGTCGACGCCACCGTCAACGACAAGCTGACCTACCTCGACTATGCAAAGACCACTCCGGATTCCGGCTTGAAGATCGCGGCGGAGACCACAGACAAGACGCAGAGCGCCATGGTCTTCCGCAAAGGATCCACCGAGCTCAAGGCCGCCGTGGACAAAGCCCTGACGGATCTTCGTGCAGACGGCACCCTGGCCAAGATTTCCGAGAAGTATTTCGGCGCAGACGTCACCAAGTAG
- a CDS encoding amino acid ABC transporter permease translates to MTFNWDLVWSSFGPIVGGAVTGTIPLTLASFALGLALALLVALLRLSPNRVLSGVARFYVSVIRGTPLLVQLFVIFYGLPSLGVKLEPWPSAIIAFSLNVGGYAAEVIRAAILSVPKGQWEAGHTIGMSRPQTLVRIILPQAARVSVPPLSNTFISLVKDTSLASLILVTELFRNAQQIAAFSQEFMILYLESALVYWVICLVLSTGQSALERRLDRYVAH, encoded by the coding sequence ATGACCTTCAACTGGGATCTCGTCTGGAGTTCCTTCGGGCCCATCGTCGGCGGCGCCGTCACGGGTACCATCCCCCTGACCCTGGCCTCGTTCGCCCTGGGCTTGGCCTTGGCCCTGCTGGTTGCCCTGTTGCGCTTGAGCCCCAACCGGGTGCTTTCCGGCGTCGCACGTTTCTACGTCTCGGTGATCCGCGGGACTCCCCTGCTGGTGCAGTTGTTCGTGATCTTCTACGGCCTCCCAAGCCTCGGCGTGAAGCTGGAGCCGTGGCCCAGCGCCATCATCGCGTTTTCCCTCAACGTAGGCGGTTACGCTGCCGAGGTCATCCGTGCCGCGATCCTCTCCGTGCCCAAGGGCCAATGGGAAGCCGGGCACACCATCGGAATGTCCAGGCCGCAAACCCTCGTGCGGATCATCCTCCCGCAGGCGGCCAGAGTCTCCGTGCCCCCGCTGTCGAATACCTTCATTTCCCTCGTGAAGGACACCTCACTGGCTTCGCTCATCCTGGTCACCGAGCTCTTCCGCAACGCCCAGCAGATCGCTGCTTTCAGCCAGGAGTTCATGATCCTGTACCTCGAATCGGCTTTGGTCTACTGGGTCATTTGCCTTGTCCTCTCCACGGGCCAGTCCGCCCTGGAGCGCAGATTGGACCGATATGTCGCCCACTGA
- a CDS encoding amino acid ABC transporter ATP-binding protein produces the protein MSPTEPSKASPAGTGLVLSARDLAKAFGSNVVLRGIDLDVRRGQVVALIGPSGSGKTTVLRSLNGLEVPDAGTVTFGDADAGTVRGSGAGLTLDFAGAVSKREIAALRDRSAMVFQHYNLFPHMTVLKNVIEGPLQVQKRPRAEVVAEAERLLARVGLADKRDAYPFELSGGQQQRVGIVRALALKPQLLLFDEPTSALDPELVGEVLGVIKELADEGWTMVIVTHELAFARQVADEVIFMDGGVVVERGPAAEVLREPRQERTKQFVKRLQHEV, from the coding sequence ATGTCGCCCACTGAGCCCAGTAAAGCCTCGCCCGCAGGCACCGGGCTGGTTCTGTCCGCCCGGGACCTTGCCAAAGCCTTCGGCAGCAACGTCGTGCTGCGCGGGATCGACCTCGATGTCCGCCGCGGCCAAGTGGTTGCGCTGATTGGTCCTTCCGGTTCGGGGAAGACTACCGTCCTGCGATCGCTCAACGGACTCGAAGTGCCCGACGCCGGTACGGTCACCTTCGGGGACGCCGATGCCGGTACCGTCCGGGGGTCCGGCGCGGGACTGACCCTCGATTTCGCCGGCGCCGTGAGTAAGCGGGAGATCGCTGCCCTCCGTGACCGCAGTGCCATGGTGTTCCAGCATTACAACCTTTTCCCTCACATGACGGTGCTCAAGAACGTCATCGAGGGACCACTCCAAGTCCAGAAGCGACCCCGCGCGGAAGTCGTGGCAGAGGCTGAGCGGCTCCTGGCCAGGGTAGGGCTCGCCGACAAGCGCGATGCCTATCCCTTCGAGCTGTCCGGTGGACAGCAACAGCGGGTGGGAATTGTGCGCGCCCTCGCGCTCAAGCCCCAACTGTTGCTCTTCGATGAACCCACCTCGGCCCTGGATCCGGAACTCGTGGGTGAAGTGCTTGGAGTCATCAAGGAACTTGCCGACGAAGGCTGGACCATGGTGATCGTGACCCATGAACTCGCTTTCGCACGCCAGGTGGCGGATGAAGTCATCTTCATGGACGGCGGAGTGGTGGTGGAACGCGGACCCGCTGCGGAGGTCCTGCGTGAGCCGCGGCAGGAACGCACCAAGCAATTCGTCAAGCGGCTGCAGCACGAGGTCTAA
- a CDS encoding alpha-mannosidase, with amino-acid sequence MHDDRLITEKRLERFVRERIAPAIYGRALPLTLSSWDVPGEPVPVAEALHQVFEPQEHGAAWGKAWSTKWLRLRGEVPEGWGAAEGTTVEIVVDLGFSNDAPGFQCEGIAWRADGTIIKAISPRNQHVPLKLLGGGLSVDFYVEAAANPDLSQGWSFAATPLGDKATSGDEPRYRLGRIAIAELNEVVWELHQDIWTLSGLMHELPFELPRRHEILRAFERMLDVMDPDDVAGTAAAGREALAEVLSRPAYASAHELLATGHAHIDSAWLWPVRETIRKCARTFSNVVALMDENPEFVFSCSSAQQLAWIKEFYPELFIRIREKVKAGQFVPVGGMWVESDTNMPGGEAMARQFVEGKSFFLEEFGVDCQEAWLPDSFGYSGALPQIVRSAGCRWFLTQKISWNQVNKMPHHTFNWEGIDGTRLFTHFPPVDTYNSELHGRELAHAQRNYREHGRGTISLVPFGYGDGGGGPTREMVAAARRTADLEGSPKVRIGTAKEFFTQAEAEYRNLPVWVGEMYLELHRGTYTSQANTKKGNRRSEHLLREAELWCSTAAIRTAGSFTYPAADLKRLWRLVLLQQFHDILPGSAIAWVHQDAERNYAAIARELEAIISSAATALLGEGDTIFLLNAAPHERNGVPALAAAEAVHPDTPVSVTARAGGYVLDNGIIRAVLDANGLLTSLSDHATGREAMAPGQFGNHLELHRDTPNEWDAWDIDEFYRRNVVSVVEARSVTLESAGWDAVVVVERTVGSSTITQRISLEAGAESLGISTTVDWQEREKLLKIGFPLDVRADRSASETQFGHVFRPTHTNTSWEAAKFEFCAHRWIHVAEPGYGVAISNASSYGHDVTRAIRDDGGTTTNVRVSLLRAPKFPDPRADLGVHVLELSIRPGASIGDAVEEGYRTNLKPRLLTGAKAVEPLFTVFNQALVIEAVKLAEDGSGDVIVRLYESLGERSTGIITADFDSRKVQSVDLLERPAEVSGVVPGAGAAELTLRPFQLVTLRFSR; translated from the coding sequence GTGCACGACGACCGCCTGATCACTGAGAAGCGGCTCGAACGTTTTGTCCGGGAGCGCATAGCCCCCGCCATCTACGGCCGCGCGCTGCCTCTCACCCTCAGCAGTTGGGATGTGCCGGGGGAACCGGTTCCGGTCGCGGAGGCGCTCCACCAGGTCTTTGAACCCCAGGAACACGGCGCCGCCTGGGGCAAGGCTTGGAGCACCAAGTGGTTGCGGCTTAGGGGCGAGGTCCCGGAAGGCTGGGGAGCTGCCGAGGGCACCACGGTGGAGATCGTCGTCGATCTCGGCTTCAGCAACGACGCCCCCGGATTCCAATGCGAAGGCATCGCCTGGCGCGCGGACGGGACCATCATCAAGGCCATTTCTCCGCGCAACCAGCACGTTCCGCTGAAGCTCCTGGGCGGCGGGCTCTCCGTGGACTTCTACGTCGAAGCGGCGGCCAATCCGGACCTCAGCCAAGGATGGAGCTTCGCGGCAACCCCCCTGGGGGACAAGGCCACGTCCGGAGACGAGCCCCGCTATCGGCTCGGTCGCATCGCGATCGCCGAACTTAACGAGGTGGTCTGGGAGCTCCATCAGGACATCTGGACCCTCAGCGGGCTCATGCACGAGCTGCCCTTCGAGCTGCCGCGGCGGCATGAAATCCTCCGCGCCTTTGAGCGCATGCTGGACGTCATGGACCCCGACGACGTTGCTGGCACCGCAGCGGCAGGCAGAGAGGCCTTGGCCGAGGTCCTGAGCCGGCCGGCCTACGCTTCGGCCCACGAACTGTTGGCCACGGGCCACGCCCACATTGACTCGGCCTGGCTCTGGCCGGTCCGTGAAACCATCCGAAAGTGCGCCCGCACTTTCTCCAATGTGGTGGCCCTCATGGATGAGAACCCGGAATTCGTGTTTTCCTGCTCCTCTGCCCAGCAATTGGCGTGGATCAAGGAGTTCTATCCGGAACTGTTCATCCGGATCCGGGAAAAGGTCAAGGCCGGCCAATTCGTGCCGGTAGGCGGCATGTGGGTGGAATCGGACACCAACATGCCCGGCGGTGAGGCCATGGCCCGCCAGTTCGTCGAGGGTAAAAGCTTCTTCCTGGAGGAGTTCGGCGTCGATTGCCAGGAAGCCTGGCTGCCCGATTCCTTTGGCTATTCCGGGGCCCTGCCCCAGATCGTCAGGTCTGCCGGATGCCGCTGGTTCCTGACTCAGAAGATCTCCTGGAACCAGGTCAACAAGATGCCGCACCACACTTTCAATTGGGAGGGCATCGACGGTACGCGGCTTTTCACCCACTTCCCGCCCGTGGACACCTATAACTCCGAGCTCCACGGCCGCGAACTCGCACACGCCCAGCGAAACTATCGGGAGCACGGCAGGGGCACCATTTCGCTGGTCCCCTTCGGCTATGGCGACGGCGGTGGCGGGCCCACGCGCGAAATGGTTGCCGCAGCCCGCAGAACGGCGGACCTGGAAGGCTCGCCGAAGGTGCGCATCGGAACCGCGAAGGAATTCTTCACGCAGGCCGAGGCCGAATACCGCAACCTCCCTGTCTGGGTGGGGGAGATGTACCTCGAGCTGCACCGAGGCACCTACACGAGCCAAGCCAACACCAAAAAGGGCAACCGCCGCTCGGAGCACCTCCTGCGCGAAGCCGAGCTGTGGTGCTCGACGGCGGCAATACGGACTGCCGGTTCCTTCACCTATCCGGCCGCGGACCTCAAGCGCTTGTGGCGGCTTGTGCTGTTGCAGCAGTTCCACGACATCCTGCCAGGCAGCGCCATCGCGTGGGTCCACCAGGATGCGGAACGGAACTATGCTGCCATCGCCCGGGAACTGGAAGCCATCATCTCGAGTGCGGCCACAGCCCTGCTCGGCGAGGGGGACACCATATTTCTCCTCAACGCGGCCCCCCATGAGCGGAACGGCGTACCTGCCCTCGCCGCTGCGGAAGCGGTGCACCCGGATACCCCGGTGAGTGTCACAGCACGGGCTGGCGGCTATGTCTTGGACAACGGCATCATCCGCGCTGTGCTGGATGCCAACGGATTGCTGACGTCCCTCTCGGACCACGCAACCGGCCGCGAAGCGATGGCGCCGGGGCAGTTCGGCAACCATCTGGAACTTCACCGGGATACGCCCAACGAGTGGGATGCCTGGGACATCGACGAGTTCTATCGCCGGAACGTCGTCTCGGTGGTCGAGGCACGCTCGGTGACGCTCGAGAGCGCAGGCTGGGACGCCGTCGTCGTGGTGGAGCGGACGGTTGGTTCCTCCACCATCACCCAGCGCATTTCCCTCGAAGCGGGAGCCGAGTCCCTCGGAATATCCACTACCGTGGATTGGCAGGAACGCGAGAAATTGCTGAAGATCGGGTTCCCGCTGGACGTCCGCGCGGACCGTTCCGCTTCGGAAACCCAGTTCGGGCACGTTTTCCGGCCAACCCACACCAATACGTCCTGGGAAGCGGCCAAGTTCGAATTCTGCGCCCATCGCTGGATCCACGTAGCGGAACCAGGCTACGGCGTGGCGATTTCGAATGCCTCGAGCTACGGTCACGACGTCACCCGGGCCATCCGCGACGACGGCGGCACCACCACCAATGTCCGGGTGTCCCTGCTCCGGGCGCCCAAGTTTCCGGACCCCCGTGCCGATCTCGGTGTGCATGTCCTGGAGTTGAGCATTCGGCCCGGTGCCAGCATCGGCGACGCCGTCGAGGAAGGGTACCGCACCAACCTCAAGCCGAGGCTGCTGACGGGCGCGAAGGCTGTGGAACCGCTCTTCACGGTGTTCAACCAGGCGTTGGTGATCGAAGCCGTCAAACTTGCGGAGGACGGATCAGGAGACGTCATCGTGCGGCTTTACGAATCATTGGGAGAACGGTCCACCGGCATCATCACGGCCGACTTCGATTCCCGAAAGGTGCAATCCGTGGACCTTTTGGAGCGCCCGGCGGAGGTTTCCGGCGTCGTGCCCGGGGCGGGTGCCGCAGAACTGACTCTGCGCCCATTCCAGTTGGTGACCTTGCGATTCAGCCGCTGA
- the fdhD gene encoding formate dehydrogenase accessory sulfurtransferase FdhD: MGRVTQRRKVHKFVLDGSAQALDHPVRYREDFLAVEEPLEVRLGHMSFSVTMRTPGDDFDLVAGFLVSEGVIWDPAQLISLRFCAGEDENGVQTFNVVEAQLRPDVVLPETGRNVYTSSSCGICGTDSIEAVRKSSHFSPADDPLKVPVEILASLPDRLRAAQAVFDKTGGVHAAGLFKIHDDGEGSVAELLCLREDVGRHNAVDKVVGWALREGLLPLKGTVLQVSGRASFELVQKAALAGIPVLAAVSAPSSLAAELAQEAGLTLVGFSRGTSLNVYAGSDRVGVPARAHAGEGPGLS; this comes from the coding sequence ATGGGACGGGTGACCCAGCGCCGCAAAGTGCACAAGTTCGTCCTGGACGGCTCGGCCCAGGCCCTGGATCACCCGGTCCGCTACCGCGAGGACTTCCTGGCGGTCGAGGAACCGTTGGAGGTGCGCTTGGGCCACATGTCTTTCTCCGTGACCATGCGGACTCCTGGCGACGACTTTGACTTGGTGGCGGGCTTCCTGGTATCCGAGGGCGTCATCTGGGATCCTGCCCAGCTCATCTCGCTGCGTTTCTGCGCCGGCGAGGACGAGAACGGCGTTCAGACGTTCAATGTGGTGGAAGCCCAGCTGCGGCCCGACGTCGTCCTTCCGGAGACCGGCCGCAACGTCTACACGTCCAGTTCGTGCGGGATCTGCGGCACCGACTCCATCGAGGCGGTGCGCAAGTCCTCCCACTTCAGCCCGGCGGACGACCCGCTGAAGGTGCCGGTGGAAATTCTCGCCTCCCTGCCTGACCGGCTCCGCGCCGCACAGGCGGTCTTTGACAAGACCGGAGGAGTGCATGCAGCGGGTCTCTTCAAGATCCACGACGACGGCGAAGGCAGTGTCGCTGAACTCTTGTGCTTACGCGAAGACGTGGGCAGGCACAATGCCGTGGACAAGGTGGTGGGCTGGGCACTTCGCGAAGGACTGTTGCCCCTGAAGGGTACCGTCCTGCAGGTTTCCGGAAGGGCGTCTTTCGAGCTCGTCCAAAAGGCGGCACTCGCTGGAATCCCGGTTCTGGCCGCCGTCAGCGCACCCTCAAGCCTCGCCGCGGAACTCGCCCAAGAGGCGGGCCTGACGCTCGTGGGATTCAGCCGGGGGACCAGCCTGAACGTCTACGCTGGAAGTGACCGGGTGGGGGTTCCGGCGCGGGCCCACGCCGGCGAGGGCCCCGGCCTGAGCTAG